CCATCTGCTGTCACACGAAAGGTGGAATTATGGGGAAGTGTATTCACAAACATGTCTGTGATTGGATATGGCTGTATTTGTGCCCTTTCCTTCTATCATCAGTTTTTTGTCCTTACACCTGTCTGCAGCAGTGCTGTATGGTGCCCACAGGAGTATTCACTAGGCATTATTTGTTGTACTCCCTGGGCTAGAAAGTATTAATCATCCAAAGAGGGAGCAGAAACAGTACCATGTGAGAATAACACATAACAAATAGTAGATAATCAGGGCACTGGTTGCCATGTGATCCACAGGCTGTATAATTAGATCAGGCAGTCTGGTGAGCCACAGGCTGTATAATTAGGTCAGGTGGTCTGGTGATCCACAGGCTGTATAATTAGGTCAGATGGTTGTGTGATCCACAGGCTGCATAATTAGATCAGCAGTCTGGTGAGCCACAGGCTGTATAATTAGGTCAGGCGGTCTGGTGATCCACTGGCTGTATAATTAGGTCAGGCTGTCTGGTGATCCACAGGCTGGTGATCTGACAAACAGGTAGGAATTTGAGGAACTACTCACCAATTGCAGCTACTTCATAAACACGAAAATGCATTAATTTGTTGAATACACTGTTTGTTACAAATAGCTTGTCCAGCTGTGGAATTGAATTTCTGGGGCAGATTTTCTCCCCTGCTCCAGTGCAGTATAGGGCCCATATAAGAGATACAACTGGCTGAGGCAGAATTCCCTCTGTTCAGACACATCCACATGGCTGCCATGTCCTGAGGTATGGTGTATGCTGGGAGCAGATCCATAGCACACAGTGCTGTGGGGATTCTGAACTGCCTGCAGCTCAAAGGCAGCCTGGGATGGGCTGCTGTAATTTAGAGGAGCTGGGATCCTTTCAGCCCTGCCCAGAATCCAGAAGGTGCAGAGATGGTGTAAAGTCACATTTGCTTCTCCTCCCCCTGAACTGCACTCTCTGTGCTGTGCCTCCCATGAGTGGCTGATCTCTAGTGGAAGCCATGTGTGGATGTGTTACCCTGGGTGCTCGGCTGAGTTAAGGAAAAAGGGCGTATTAATGTCTCACACACAAATTTCCCCTTGGTCCCAAGTGGGCGGCCATGTGGATTTTGAAGATTTTGTGGAGCTGATGGGACCAAAGCTTTTGGCAGAAACTGCAGATATGATTGGTGTAAAGGAGCTACGTGATGCCTTCAGAGAGGTGAGCGCCCCCTGTGCTGCGGGACCCCCTCAGAGAGGTGAGCGCCCCCTGTGCTGCGGGACCCCCTCAGAGAGGTGAGCGCCCTCTCTCATGTAGTAAAAGTGGAGAGAAGGGGAGAGCAAAGGCAGGAAAGAGAAAAGACCAGTGggggaatgaggaggaggaggagcgagcATATATAGTAAAGAGAACCCTAAGAAGGGAAGAAGAGACACCAAGTATGGAAAGGAGAGGAGCACAAGGAGAGAAACAAGGAGAGCAAAGGCCCAAAAGGGAACAAAGGGGGAAGATGTGCCAAGAACAGTAATAATGTATGGGGTCTGTGAGGAGAGGAAAAGGACCTGCTGGAACAGACTGGCCCCAGAGCAGGAGGAGAGAAGATGCCTAAGGAAGGAAAGAGGGAGCCAAGAGGGACTCAGTGGACCTCATAGACAAATATGTGCACTCCAAAGGGGAAAACATGGGACCCAAGTCTGGAGACTGTGGGTATCCAGGGTCCACTCCAGCTGACTGTGctctttctgttgttgttgtttaccTCCCTGCAGTTTGACACCAATGGCGATGGAGAGATCAGCACCAGCGAGCTGCGGGAGGCCATGAAGAagctgctggggcagcaggtgggcCATCGGGATATTGAAGAGATCATCCGAGATGTGGACCTGAATGGAGATGGGCATGTGGATTTTGAAGGTGAGAGAGAATGCGCTACTGTCCATCTTCACTGGGGGTCAGGCAGGATTTTGGATCAGAGACTGGCTCATTGCCCTGCTCCAGGaatggaggaaggaaaaagaTCTCTATGTTCTAAGAGGTCAAGgtatctgtgaaatggggtgaGAGGCAGCTGGGTCAGAATCTCCTGGGATTTTCCCTAGTTAGGATAAGGCTATTAGGGGAGAGATGGATGGTGTAGGAAATTCCTGGTTAGTAGTGTCTGGCTGTACAACTCTTCTCAATGCATTTCAGTGTTAACTTTGTCTCCATGAATCACATACTAGGACAGACTGTCCCTGTGTCAGAGCAGAAACCTCTCTGTGGCCATGGGCAGCCCAATGGTGGATTTCTGTTTCCTCCCTGATACCCCCTGGGTACACATGCAGGTGGCCAGCCTGAGCTGCTACCCATGCTGccgtggccacactgctattttagtgTGCTAGCCTGAGTAGAGCTAGTGCATTTACATTTattcaagctgggaatcacatcttcca
This window of the Dermochelys coriacea isolate rDerCor1 chromosome 15, rDerCor1.pri.v4, whole genome shotgun sequence genome carries:
- the CABP1 gene encoding calcium-binding protein 1 isoform X6, whose protein sequence is MGNCVKSPLRNLSKKDRELRPEEIEELREAFKEFDKDKDGFINCRDLGNCMRTMGYMPTEMELIELSQQINMNLGGHVDFEDFVELMGPKLLAETADMIGVKELRDAFREFDTNGDGEISTSELREAMKKLLGQQVGHRDIEEIIRDVDLNGDGHVDFEEFVRMMSR